The sequence TACAGGCGAAAATGCCGATGTCCTGAACCCAGATTATTTCGATCAGGTAGGCATGCTTGATCGGTACATCAACCACAAAACCATCCGGTTCGGCATCACCCGCGAGCAGGAAATCGACCGCCAGCTGGCTAGCCTAGGTATCGAACCCAACCGCATCCGGTCGGTGGTCATGACACACCTGCACCTGGACCATACCGATGGAATTCGGCATTTCCCTAAAACCGAAATTGTAGTAGCTCGGCCGGAATTTTTGCATCCCTACAACAACCTGCCCGAGCTTTACCCCAGTTGGTTCAAGCCCCGTCTGGTCGATTATAAAACCGATAGCGTAGACAGTTTCGGGAAGGCGGTGGCCCTGACCGATGCGGGCGACATACTGCTGGTGGCTACGCCGGGGCACACACACCACCATAGCTCAGTGTTGTTTCAGGCCGATGATGCGCATTACCTGTTTGCCGGCGACACCTCTTACGACCAGTCGCAGCTACTCAGGGGCGAGTTGGCGGGGGTCAATGCCAACCAGAAGCAGACGCGCCAGACCTACGAAGTCATTCAGGACTATGCCACCCGGCATCCGCTGGTGTACTTACCTTCGCACGATGCTGACGCAGCCAATCGACTCGTCAATCGACACGTTCTTTTACAGCCGGGTATCAGCTCATAGCTGGGTAATCCGCGTAAAAGGCCCGGCATCGGTGGATCGGACAATTCGTCACGTAGCTCGTTTTATCAATTAAATTGACGAGACAAAGGCCGAATGGCTCAAGATTCAGCTCTCGACTGTCTGGGTACGTCCCTGAAGTAGCCTAACCAGCTACCCCACTACTGCTTTCGCCCAGAGCGCCAAATCCAGATTACGCAGCAGTTGATAATCAGCCGGGTTACCCCTGAACGTGCTGATTTGGACGAGCGCGCCGGGGGGTAGTTTTCCTTTCAGCCATTGTCTGATCAGCGTCAGCACGAGCTGTTCGCCAGCCGGTATTGCGCCGCTGGTGGTCAGTTTTCGCGCTACCGAACGGAGCGCATAGCTGAGGTAGTCGGCGTTGCCAAGACGGGCGTGGAGTAGTAGATTCATGAGTCGGCTCTGCGTGTACAACGTACGGGTGAGCGACCGGGCGGGGCGGGCCAAGACCCGGTTCAGGTGTTGCAGCGCCGCCGACAACCGACCCAGGCCTAGATCGAGCCGCACCAGCAGCAGATCAAACTCGGTTCGGGTTGGCAGGGCCAGTTGGGTCAGCCCGCGCTCGAACGACGCAGCATCGGTCAGGTACGTACCCAGCAGAGTGGCCGCTTCGGCAAACCGCCGCTGATCGACCAAAAGCAGCAGCGAATGGTACAACACCAGAGAGGGCACTGTGCGGTTCAGGCCCTGCACCGGCGTGTCGATGAGCCGGAGCCGGTCGATGAAGAATGGCATATCGTCGTAGCGTTCCAGCACCCGAAGATCGGCCAGAATACCTTCCAGGAGCTGGACATAATAGAGCGGCTGCTCGGCCCAAAGGGCGGTGTTGCTTTGAAAAAGCTGGTCCAGCTCCCGGTAAACGCGCAGGCTACCCGCTACGTCGCCAATCATGCGAAAGTAGGCCGACTGGAAATGCAGGTGCTGCTGCTGCATGGCGAACGACCGGGTCGCGCCAGACCGGGTCGCGTTAGACCGGGTCGCGTTAGACCGGGTCGGGACCGACGTACCCGTACGGTCGGTTCTGTTCTGGCGGTTCAGCAACTGATATTCCTCCAGCAGCAGGTCGTTTAGCCGAAGGGTGTCGGCCGGGTTACCTACCATACCTTGGGTTCGATAACGCATCAGCAGCGTTTCGTAGAGGGCGGCATGGTTCATGGCCGTCTGGGTACGTTCCGTTTGCTGGCGAATCAGCGCATGTTGCTTCGCCAGCGTGGCTTCGTCGACGCCGTCGAACTGCCAGCGTACCCACTGTTCCACCTGCTGGCGGGCAGCCAGCACCGCATAAAGCCCCCGTTCGTGTTGCTCAGCCAGGGTGCGTACTTTTTCCAGTTGCTCCTGACTGAACTGAACCAGCCCCCGCTCGTACAGGATCTGACTATCGTGCAGCAACTGACCAATGCGCACGTCGATGCGTTTGTCCTGCTCAAACTGCCGCAGGCTTTGCATCACCACCCGATAGAGGTATTTCCGGGCCGGTTCGAGCGTGACGCCGGGAAACGCCAGGGCCAGATCGGCCGTCAGGGCGTCGCCGGGCGTATCGTGCCGCAGCAGACAGTAGAAGAGGCGCAGGAAACCCCTGGTCGCGTCTGAACTGGCCTCCATCCGAACGTAACGTTTCTCGGATTTGGTCAGGGAATGAACCAGTTGATGCAGTATGTCGATCGTCATTTAGAAATAGCTATAACCGTACAATATATAGCCAGTTTAAACGCAATAAAGGCATTTTTAAGTCATACCTCCTTGACAAGGAATAGCTGTAATCGAAAAAATAGGACTTTGCTAGGTGCAAGTTTTCCATAGGTTTGTTCAACTACGTTGTATTCGCGATCTATGCCTGCTTCTGTTTGTGTAATCGGTAGTTCAAACACCGATATGGTCATCAAGGCCGAAAAACTACCTGCTCCCGGCGAAACGGTTATTGGGGGTACATTCCTAATGAACCCCGGCGGGAAAGGGGCCAATCAGGCCGTTGCCGCCGCCCGTCTGGCAACGGCGGGGGTATCGGCCGGTACGTTCACGCCGCCTACGTCCGTCACGTTTGTCGCCAATGTGGGCAACGACGTGTTTGGTCGGCAGGCGCTTCAACAGTTTGAGCGGGAAGGTATTCAGGGTGACTTCATCACGACCGATGCCGACGAGCCGTCGGGCGTGGCGCTGATCGGCGTCGATAGCCGGGGCGAAAACTGCATCATGGTCGCATCGGGGGCCAACGCCCGACTGGGCCGGGAGCAGGTATCGGTGGCGCTAACTTCGATCACGGATACGGATAACACTGTCGTTTTGCTTCAGCTCGAAACGCCCATCGCAACTGTCGATCACGCGGTGCGCGAGAGTCACGCACGGGGTATGCGCGTGGTGCTCAATCCCGCTCCGGCACAGGGGCTCGACCCTGCCATGCTGGCCTGTGTGTATGTGATCACGCCCAACGAAACCGAAGCCGAGCTGCTTACCGGTATCCGCGTCACCGACGAAGTAACCGCCCAACAGGCCGCCCAGCACCTGCACGAAGCGGGCGTGCCGAAGGTGGTGATCACACTCGGCTCACGCGGTGCTTACATCTCCGATTCGACGGGCGACCTGGCCCCGGTGCTGGTGGCTGCCCCACCCGTGACGGCCGTGGATACAACGGCGGCTGGCGACTGCTTCAACGGGGCGCTGGCCGTAGCCCTGGCCGAAGGGCGCAGCCTGGTCGACGCCGTATCGTTTGCCTGCAAAGCCGCGTCGATCTCCGTCACCCGCATGGGGGCTCAGGCCTCACTACCGCACCGACACGAAGTTGATACTCTGCCTTTACTGACCGTTTAATCCGTCAATAACCCCTTACGACCATGAAAACGCTTAACTACGTGCTGGTTCCACTCCTTGCCCTGATGGCGTTTGGACCAGCCCCAAAGCCCAAAAAACCGGCCACCGGGATGCCGGCCACTGGACTGTCGGCCACCGGATTGCCTGCCACCGTCACCATGACGAAAGCGGCCTTGCAGGACAAAATCAAAGGAGGCTGGGCGGGGCAGGTGATCGGCTGCACCTTTGGCGGGCCAACCGAGTTCAAATTCAACGGGACCATGATGAACGACTATCAGCCCATTCCCTGGTACGATGGCTACATCAAGAAGACGATGGTTGAGAACGTGGGCCTCTACGACGACCTGTACATGGACCTGACGTTTGTGGATGTGTTCGAGAAAAAAGGCCTCGACGCACCCGTCAGCGAACATGCCAACGCCTTTGCCAACGCAGGCTACATGCTCTGGCACGCTAACCAGGTCGGCCGGTACAATATCCTGAACGGCATGAAAGCCCCCGAATCGGGCCACTGGCTCAACAATCCTCACGCCGACGACATTGATTTTCAGATCGAAGCGGACTTTTCGGGCCTGATGGCTCCCGGAATGCCCAACACGGCCGTTCAGATTGGCGACCCGATTGGCCATATCATGAACTCGGGCGATGGCTGGTACGGGGGCGTCTACGTGGGGGCTATGTATTCGCTGGCGTTCGTGTCCAACGATGTCAACTACGTGGTGCGCGAGGGCTTGAAGGCCATTCCGGCGCAGAGTACCTTCTACCAGTGTATTGCCGACGTGATCAAGTGGCACGACCTCTACCCGACCGACTGGAAACGTACCTGGCTGGAGATTCAGCGCAAATGGGCCGATGAGGTCGGTTGCCCCGACGGTGTGTTTGCCCCTTACAACATCGACGCTAAAATCAATTCGGCCTACATCGTGCTCGGCCTGCTCTACGGACAGGGCGATTACACCAAAACGATGCAGATCAGCACCCGCGCCGGGCAGGATTCCGACTGCAACCCCTCGTCGGCAGGGGGTATTCTGGGCACCATGCTGGGCTATGACAAGATACCAGCCTACTGGAAGCAGGGCCTGGCTGAAGCTGAAGATATCGACTTCAAATACACGACCATGTCGCTCAACGATGTGTACGGCATTGGTATGAAGCACGCGCTACAGGTAGTTGAGCGCAACGGCGGCAAGGTGAGCGGCAACAACGTGACCATTGCCGTGCAAACGCCCAAAGCCGTACGGCTGGAACAGAATTTCACCGGCCATTACCCAACCGAAAAACGGGCGGTGAATAAAGACCTGGTTGGGCCGCATCAGGCTGGGCCGCATCCGGCCGGAGACGAGTATACGGCTACGTTTGAGGGGATCGGTTTCATTCTCAGCGGCGAGGCTCGGCCCAAAGCGCAGGGCAATCAGTACGATTACGAGAGCAACTACACGGGTCAGCTAGAGGTGTATGTCGACGACAAAAAGATCGAAACGGCCAACCTACCGGCCAGTTTCACCCGCCGCCGCTACGATATGACCTGGAAATACCAACTGGCACCGGGGAAGCATACGCTCCGGGTGAAATTGCTGAATCCGGATCCGGATTATCCCGTTCGCATCCGTACCCTGTTCGTCTTCGGCGATAAGCCCATCTTGGCCAAATATTAACCGTTGAAAATGGGAACCGCAGCGTTCCGCGTCCGGCGGCGGACCGTGCGGATTGAAGAAATTTAAGGGATGCTCGCGGATTTTTAGATTAACGGGATTAGCTCTGCGTTGCTCTTCGTCCGCTTCAATCAAAAAGCTGTGAGCATCCGTTCGATCCGCCTAATCCGCGTGCTATCATCTCCGTGACCATCCCTTAAATCCGCTCAATCCGCGTTTCATTATCTCCGCTAAAATCCCCTTCACCTTTATGTTTATCATCGAGTCATACACGACCGCCGTGCTTTTTTGTATCGTCACGATGCTCTGCTGGGGGTCGTGGGCCAACACTCAGAAGTTGGCCGCGGGCAGCTGGCGTTTCGAATTGTTCTACTGGGATTATGTGCTGGGTATCGTGGCGCTGGCATTACTATCAGCGTTCACGCTGGGCAGCATCGGCGAGGGGGGGCGCTCGTTTATCGCCGATGTGCAACAGGCCAGTACGGCCAATATTGGTTCGGCCATTTGGGGTGGTGTGCTGTTCAACGCGGCTAATATCCTGCTGGGGGCCGCTATTGCTATTGCCGGTATGTCGGTTGCGTTTCCGGTCGGTATCGGGCTGGCGCTGGTCATTGGCGTGGTGGTCAACTACCTCAACGCACCCGTCGGAAACGCGGGTCTGCTGTTTGGCGGTATGGCCTTGATCGTCGTGGCCATTCTGCTCAACGCGTTTGCCTACCGCCGAACGGCAACCGGCGGCACGGGGCTGTCGACCAAAGGTTTGCTGCTGTCGGTGGTGGCGGGTTGTCTGATGGGTTTGTTCTACGGGTACGTTGCCCAGGCGATGTTTCCGAATTTCGACGTACCTGAGCCGGGTAAACTCAGCCCCTACACGGCGGTGGTCTTTTTCGCGTTGGGTATTCTGGTCAGCAACCTGCTGTTCAACAGCCTGTTGATGTGGCGTCCCTTCATAGGTACGTCGGTGAGTTATGCCGACTATTTCCGGGGCAGCGGCCGCGATCACCTGACGGGCGTGCTGGGCGGTATGATCTGGTGCCTGGGCATGTCGTTCAGCATTCTGGCCTCCGACAAAGCCGGGCCAGCCATTAGCTACGGCCTGGGGCAGGGCGCTACGGTCGTGGCCGCCATCTGGGGTATTTATGTCTGGAAAGAGTTCGGCGGAGCGGCCCGTGCCGCGGCGCCCAAAGGCGTAGGTACGTTGCTGAACGGCATGTTGCTCTGTTACATCATCGGAATCGGTCTTCTGATTGTAGCGCGCTGATAACCAATCGGTAATTGTCCGGTAAATGCCCGAAACAGCTCCGTTTCCTTAATCTCGTTCAGACCAGTCCGTGCATGGCTCCTCAACTCACTGCCGCTCAACATACACAGCTCTGGAACGCCTTTCGGGAGGGCGATCGGGCCGCGTTTGCCCGGTTATACGACCTGTTTGCGGCCGACCTGTACCGCTACGGCTATAACCTGGTGCGCAACCGGCAGGTGGTGGAAGATTGCCTGCACGAACTGTTCCTGCACCTGCACGAAAACCGCAGTCGACTTGGACCGACCGATAACATCCGCTTTTACCTGTTCCGTGCCCTGCGTCGGCGGCTGCTGGATACGGTGGGTCGGTTCAATAAGCTCGACTCGGCCGACTACCTGTTTGATGAGGCCCAGTTTTTGATTCAGCCCCACGAGACAGCCCTGATTGCGGAAGAGTTGATGGATCATCAAAAACGAATCCTGATCGATGAATTGAACCGACTCCCTAAACGCCAGAAAGAGATTTTGTACCTGGTGTACATGAAGGAGATGAGCTACCCGCAGGCGGCCGAGGTGATGGGCATTACCCTGAAGAGCGTGTACAATACCCTCAACGTTTCCCTGGCGGCGTTGCGGGCTACGATGCAGCAGGCGTTGCAACTAAAAGGGGCATTGGTGAGCCTGGCGAGCCTGCTTACGGGTTACTTCGCAAATAATTAATTGGCCCGAAGACGGGAAAAACTAAGTTAAGTCCTGTTTAACGAGTACCACCCTGATGCCTGTGCAATGCCATACGCCACATTTACTGTCGACGACTTCTGCAACGATCCTTACTTCATCCAATGGGTAGTACACCCAACCGATGAATCGAATCAGTTCTGGCAGGCGTTTATGGTGGACTATCCGCACAAGAGGGAGACGGTTCAACAGGCAATCGACTTCGTCAAAACGATTCAGTTTCAGGAAATCGAGCCGTCTGAACTCGATCTGGCGCGGTTGAAGCAGCGTATCTGGGCCGACATCGACCAACCCGTGCGCGTGGTGCAGTGGTATCGGCGGCCGGGCTGGCTGGCAGCGGCCATGGTGCTGATTACGCTGGCCAGCCTTGGCTGGTGGACCTACCAGGCGACGCCAACCCACCAGACGGCCTACGGAGAAACAAAGGAGCTTAAACTGGCCGATGGCTCGACGGTCACGCTCAATGCCAACTCCTCGCTCAAAGAAGGGGATAACCTCGCCGATGCGGCCGTTCGGGAAGTGTGGCTCAGCGGCGAAGCCTATTTCAGCATCGCTAAACGCAAGGGAGCCAAGTTTATCGTCCACACGGCTGACGCGGCCGTGGAAGTGCTGGGCACGGAATTCAACGTAAACACCCGGCGGAAGCAGACCAATGTTGTCTTGCTCGAAGGCAAGGTGCAGCTCACCACCGCCGATCAGCCCGCCGTGGTGATGAAACCCGGCGACATGGCGACCGTGTTGCCCCAGCGCCGACAGATTCAGCTTAAAAAAGTGGTACCCGAAGCCTATGAGGCCTGGCGAGAAGCCTACCTCGTGCTGGATGGAAAAAGCCTGCCGGAGATCATCAGCACCCTGGAAGATACCTTCGGCGTCACCATCACGCTGAACAATGAGCGGTTGGCTGGCAAGACGCTCAGCGGCAAACTGCGCACCAAAGTGGCCGACGATTGCATCGAGGATCTGGCCATCATTCTGGAGGCCGACGTTAAAAAAACGGGGGATACGTACCTGTTCGAGTAACCAGCGTCAGACAGTCGAAAGATTTAAAAATTAACCGGAAATAATCATAGAAAAAACGGGAAAAGGGCCAACCCCGTCTGTTTGACTACCAATTACAGCCTAGTCAATCACACGTTTCCCGTTTAACTATGAAACGACATATCCTTTTTTACACGCTGGTACTCGGGTTAGTCTGGTTCAGCGGAATGCCGGATGCCGCCGCTCAGGTAACACTGGCCTCAATCAGGCAGGCAACAGACGGTGTAAAAGGGCAGGGAACCGGTACGAGCCTGCTGGTGCTGCTCAAAAAGCTGGAACTGATTCACAAAACCAGTTTCGTCTACCAGAAAGAGCTACTGGAGCATAAAACGTTTTCGGGGCCGTTCAACGAAACCGACAAACTAGAGCAGGTGCTGGAGCGGATACTGACGCCGGCCAACCTTCGGTTCAAAAAACTCAAAGGGGGCGATTATACCATCCTGCCCCGCAAGAGTCCTAAGGTTTCGTTTGACGCCGACGACCTGAAACCCGCCGACAGCAGCCCCCGGCTTAGCCCCGAGATGCCCCTGCCGTCGGGGCCAATGGCAGGGGCACGGGCCGACTTCTCACCCGTCGCGCAGCCAAACCGGGTGGTCGATATGGTGGTGAAAGGCAAGGTGATCGATTCGGAGAAAGGCGAGCCGGTACCCGGCGTGAGCATTGTGTTGAAAGGGGCCGTGAAAGGCACGAGCACCGATGCCAAAGGCGAGTATGCCATTACGGTGCCCGATGCAGGTGCCGTACTCGTGTTTAGCTTCGTCGGCTTTGAAAAACAGGAGGTTGCCGTTGGGAATCGCTCGCAGCTGAACATCACGCTGAAGGCCGACATGAATCAGCTCAACGAGGTGGTCGTGGTGGGCTTCGGCACGCAGAAAAAAGCCACCGTGACGGGCGCTATTTCGTCGGTCAACACCAAAGAGTTGCTGCAGTCGCCGGTGGCCAACATCAGTAACTCACTGGTGGGGCGTATGCCGGGGCTTTTCGCCGTTCAGGGTAGTGGTGAGCCAGGCAACGACCAGTCGACATTGCGTATCCGGGGCGTCAGCACGTTTTCCGGCGCGGCCGACCCGCTTATTCTGGTCAACGGGGTACAGGTCAGCAATTATAACAACATCGACCCCAACGAAATCGAGAACCTGACCATCCTGAAAGATGCGTCGGCTACGGCCATTTACGGCATACGCGGAGCCAACGGCGTGCTGCTAATTACCACCAAGCGGGGCAAAGTGGGTAAGCCGCAGTTTAGTTACACGGGTAACCTGGCCGTAACCAGCTTTACGAACCTGCGGAAAGGCATGAACAGCTACGATTACGCCAGTTCATACAACGCCGGCCTGAAAGCAGATAGCTACGTGTCGGGCGGCTACACGCCCAAATTCACCGACGACGACCTGGCCAAGTACAAATCGGGCGAGGATCCGATCTTTCACCCGAACTCAGATTGGTACGCGCTGGCCCTGAAGCCACAGGCGCTGCAAACCCAGCATAACGTGACCATCAATGGCGGCACCGAGAAAGTGCGCTACTTCGTGTCGGCGGGTTTTTTCAGCCAGGGCGGGCAGTTCAACAACTCCGATGTCATCAAGGATTTCGACGCCAACCGCACCTACAAGCGCTACAACTTCCGGTCGAACTTCGATTTCGAGGTTACCAAACGCCTGAAAGCATCGATCGACCTGTCGTCACAAACCGAAAACCTGACGGGCTCCAACTGGCCGACCGTGCGCATCATCGAGAGCATCGCTCGCTCAAACCCCATTACATCCCCCGGTATCATCGACGGCAAAATTGTGAATCTGGTTGGCGTTGCCGCCGTGAACAACCCCATTGCCGATATGTTCTCCAACGGCTACAACCGGCAGTACCGCAACTTTCTGCAAGGGTCGATCCGGCTCGATTACATGCTCGACTTCATCACCGAAGGGCTGACCATGCACGGGCTGACAAACTACCAGAACAACAACACCGAAACGCTGATTAACCTGCGGCCGCTGGTGACGTATAATGCCATCCGTTTGGCCGACGGAACCATCAATTACATTCCCCAGAACGTCGACCAGCCCTTTAGTTTTCAACAGCAGATCGGGAAAAATCGCCGCG comes from Fibrella aestuarina BUZ 2 and encodes:
- a CDS encoding N-acyl homoserine lactonase family protein, which produces MERREFIQQSGRLMAAGAIINHLATPALARTSPVTDSAAPHRNTIPDFSGALVYTTTVQKNGQSVRIHAISTGTVAVTRAFRRERGGDLLRKVNILIDSHFTEFMPVWVWVIEHPEGVIVVDTGENADVLNPDYFDQVGMLDRYINHKTIRFGITREQEIDRQLASLGIEPNRIRSVVMTHLHLDHTDGIRHFPKTEIVVARPEFLHPYNNLPELYPSWFKPRLVDYKTDSVDSFGKAVALTDAGDILLVATPGHTHHHSSVLFQADDAHYLFAGDTSYDQSQLLRGELAGVNANQKQTRQTYEVIQDYATRHPLVYLPSHDADAANRLVNRHVLLQPGISS
- the rbsK gene encoding ribokinase; its protein translation is MPASVCVIGSSNTDMVIKAEKLPAPGETVIGGTFLMNPGGKGANQAVAAARLATAGVSAGTFTPPTSVTFVANVGNDVFGRQALQQFEREGIQGDFITTDADEPSGVALIGVDSRGENCIMVASGANARLGREQVSVALTSITDTDNTVVLLQLETPIATVDHAVRESHARGMRVVLNPAPAQGLDPAMLACVYVITPNETEAELLTGIRVTDEVTAQQAAQHLHEAGVPKVVITLGSRGAYISDSTGDLAPVLVAAPPVTAVDTTAAGDCFNGALAVALAEGRSLVDAVSFACKAASISVTRMGAQASLPHRHEVDTLPLLTV
- a CDS encoding ADP-ribosylglycohydrolase family protein, which translates into the protein MKTLNYVLVPLLALMAFGPAPKPKKPATGMPATGLSATGLPATVTMTKAALQDKIKGGWAGQVIGCTFGGPTEFKFNGTMMNDYQPIPWYDGYIKKTMVENVGLYDDLYMDLTFVDVFEKKGLDAPVSEHANAFANAGYMLWHANQVGRYNILNGMKAPESGHWLNNPHADDIDFQIEADFSGLMAPGMPNTAVQIGDPIGHIMNSGDGWYGGVYVGAMYSLAFVSNDVNYVVREGLKAIPAQSTFYQCIADVIKWHDLYPTDWKRTWLEIQRKWADEVGCPDGVFAPYNIDAKINSAYIVLGLLYGQGDYTKTMQISTRAGQDSDCNPSSAGGILGTMLGYDKIPAYWKQGLAEAEDIDFKYTTMSLNDVYGIGMKHALQVVERNGGKVSGNNVTIAVQTPKAVRLEQNFTGHYPTEKRAVNKDLVGPHQAGPHPAGDEYTATFEGIGFILSGEARPKAQGNQYDYESNYTGQLEVYVDDKKIETANLPASFTRRRYDMTWKYQLAPGKHTLRVKLLNPDPDYPVRIRTLFVFGDKPILAKY
- a CDS encoding GRP family sugar transporter — protein: MFIIESYTTAVLFCIVTMLCWGSWANTQKLAAGSWRFELFYWDYVLGIVALALLSAFTLGSIGEGGRSFIADVQQASTANIGSAIWGGVLFNAANILLGAAIAIAGMSVAFPVGIGLALVIGVVVNYLNAPVGNAGLLFGGMALIVVAILLNAFAYRRTATGGTGLSTKGLLLSVVAGCLMGLFYGYVAQAMFPNFDVPEPGKLSPYTAVVFFALGILVSNLLFNSLLMWRPFIGTSVSYADYFRGSGRDHLTGVLGGMIWCLGMSFSILASDKAGPAISYGLGQGATVVAAIWGIYVWKEFGGAARAAAPKGVGTLLNGMLLCYIIGIGLLIVAR
- a CDS encoding RNA polymerase sigma factor; translated protein: MAPQLTAAQHTQLWNAFREGDRAAFARLYDLFAADLYRYGYNLVRNRQVVEDCLHELFLHLHENRSRLGPTDNIRFYLFRALRRRLLDTVGRFNKLDSADYLFDEAQFLIQPHETALIAEELMDHQKRILIDELNRLPKRQKEILYLVYMKEMSYPQAAEVMGITLKSVYNTLNVSLAALRATMQQALQLKGALVSLASLLTGYFANN
- a CDS encoding FecR family protein gives rise to the protein MPYATFTVDDFCNDPYFIQWVVHPTDESNQFWQAFMVDYPHKRETVQQAIDFVKTIQFQEIEPSELDLARLKQRIWADIDQPVRVVQWYRRPGWLAAAMVLITLASLGWWTYQATPTHQTAYGETKELKLADGSTVTLNANSSLKEGDNLADAAVREVWLSGEAYFSIAKRKGAKFIVHTADAAVEVLGTEFNVNTRRKQTNVVLLEGKVQLTTADQPAVVMKPGDMATVLPQRRQIQLKKVVPEAYEAWREAYLVLDGKSLPEIISTLEDTFGVTITLNNERLAGKTLSGKLRTKVADDCIEDLAIILEADVKKTGDTYLFE
- a CDS encoding SusC/RagA family TonB-linked outer membrane protein translates to MKRHILFYTLVLGLVWFSGMPDAAAQVTLASIRQATDGVKGQGTGTSLLVLLKKLELIHKTSFVYQKELLEHKTFSGPFNETDKLEQVLERILTPANLRFKKLKGGDYTILPRKSPKVSFDADDLKPADSSPRLSPEMPLPSGPMAGARADFSPVAQPNRVVDMVVKGKVIDSEKGEPVPGVSIVLKGAVKGTSTDAKGEYAITVPDAGAVLVFSFVGFEKQEVAVGNRSQLNITLKADMNQLNEVVVVGFGTQKKATVTGAISSVNTKELLQSPVANISNSLVGRMPGLFAVQGSGEPGNDQSTLRIRGVSTFSGAADPLILVNGVQVSNYNNIDPNEIENLTILKDASATAIYGIRGANGVLLITTKRGKVGKPQFSYTGNLAVTSFTNLRKGMNSYDYASSYNAGLKADSYVSGGYTPKFTDDDLAKYKSGEDPIFHPNSDWYALALKPQALQTQHNVTINGGTEKVRYFVSAGFFSQGGQFNNSDVIKDFDANRTYKRYNFRSNFDFEVTKRLKASIDLSSQTENLTGSNWPTVRIIESIARSNPITSPGIIDGKIVNLVGVAAVNNPIADMFSNGYNRQYRNFLQGSIRLDYMLDFITEGLTMHGLTNYQNNNTETLINLRPLVTYNAIRLADGTINYIPQNVDQPFSFQQQIGKNRRAYAEFGFDYKRAFGEHYVTALVNYNQTKYFDPTLAFLVPNGYQGVVGRTTYGYKSRYLAEFTFGYNGTENFDVGKRFGFFPAFSLGWVASDEAFFPKNDVLTYLKFRGSYGETGNDQIGSDRFLYRPSAYTTATNAYFFGEVGSTQTAYTRSIEGKLGNPNVTWERAIERNFGVELALWKNKIRVTADYFNKQRDNILANLGTVPITVGATLPAYNLGKMNNRGIDGDITYNDQLGKLAFWVRANYTFARNKIEFQDETVRPFSYQYRTGQRYGQLFGLVADGLYNTWAEVNDANRPISIYNSNKIQPGDIRYKDINGDGVINADDEVPIGYSNFPEKIFGISFGGNYKGFDFSVLFQGASNVSIAYNRTQNRGFFEDRAAPAYLINSWTAERYEQGLPIDFPRFSQNGTYNHNYVNSSYWIRDASYVRLKNVEIGYNLPKAFLSRIGLSGTRLYVNSNNLYTWSSVFPGVDPELPTGVTNEEPYPLTRTLNLGLNLKF